The genomic region GCTGCGCATCATCCAGCACCACGCGCAACTGATGCACCGTCTCTTGCAATTGATGTATCTCCGCATGCGCCGCTGCGACCGCTGCTTGCACCGCCTGCTGCTTGTCGAAATGCACCGCATCCATCTCATCCCTCAGTGCTTGGATAGTTTTCCGAAGCTGGATCATCTCCGCATTGCTTTCCGCCAAGGCCAACTGCTGGGCCTCATGCTGGTCGAATTTAAGAGAAGAAATCTCCTGCTCGAGCTGATGGATACGACGTTTCAACTCGACTGCATCCTCGGCCTCAGTGGCCGAACTGGCTGTGGCATCATTCGCCAAAAGAGTAACCTTCGCGGTCGTGCGTTGTGGAATACTTTCCTTATCCGCACCAACTGCCTGCATGGCAAGCAAATACCACGGCACCTCCACCCATCCTGCTTACTTCACGCTCTCTCCCGCCAAAGTCACCTCCACCCCCAGCACCCTCTGCCCCTCCACCAACGCTTCACCTCGCGCCTGAATGAGGTTCCCCATCCTGCCCACCACTTCCGCACTCAGAAAAACCGTCTGCCCCGGCGCTGCTGTTCCAAGAATCTTCGCATTCCGCACCGCTGTTAATTTCAGCCCCGCTAACGGTGGAATATTCGGATCCGATTGCGCCACCGTTCCTCCTAACTGCGCGATCGCTTCAATGAGCAACACGCCCGGCAATAACGGCATCCCCGGAAAATGCCCCTTCAAGTACGGTTCATCCCCGCGCATCGTGTACTCGCCAGTGCCGCGCTGACCCGGCTCCAGTGACAACAGCCGGTCCACAAACCGGAACTCCGGCCCATGCGGCAGACTCGCCAGCGCTCGTTTCAAAACATCGTCGCTCATCGTGATTTCATCGGATCGTTGACTTGATACCCCTGTGGAATCGCCGTGGAAAACAATCCCGCCTCCAGCTTCGGATTCTGCTCCGCCTGTTTGAACTCCGTCTTCATCGTGGAACCATCGCTGAACACCATCTCCGTGCTCGTCAGCGAAAGATTATTCACGCGAAACGCGAGCTTCAGCTCCGGCATCAATCGCTTCGCATTCGCACTACGCGGTTGCAACACCACCTCATGCCGATCCTCCACCGTCGTCTGCTTCAGGATGCGAAAACTCGTCTCCAGTGATTTCCGATCCCGCGGAAATCCCGCCTCCAAAAGCACCAGCAAATCTTTATAACGTCCCGCCTGTTCCGCATTCACCGGATACCGCTCCGCCCGCGAAAGATTCGGATACAACACCACCATCTCATTCGTCCCACGGATAGCGATGGTTTGTGCCGGTTGCCCCAGTTCCCAACGGAACTCATTTGGCGCTTGGAACATCGCCTTGCCCGGCGTGCTCAGCGGATTGCTCAATGCCTTCAACGTGCGCGTCTGCACAAAGTCCGCGCGCCACGTCTGCAGCTTCTGTTGCGCCGCGAACCACTTGTCCAGCAGATCGCCAGACGGCTCCGCCGCATTCACCACGGTGGCGATCAGCCACGCCGCGACGGCCAGATGGAAACGAAGTGATACCATTGCTCGGGATATTGTTTTAAGAGCGGCTCAAAGGCACGCAGTAACTGTTGTGTGAACTTTTGACGCACCTCACGGCTGTTCAATTCAGCCCGCGAATACGCCATCTCCGGCAGGATGTGCGCTGCGTAAATATCACCATCACGCACGATCGCCGTCGGCAAGATAGCACAGCCCGTCGCCCGCCCCAACTCCGCCACCGAGATGGACGCCATGAACGGCTGCCCGCACACCTCCACCTCCACCTCCGTCCCCTTCGGCGGTCTATCGATCAGCAACGCCACCGATGCCCCCTCCTGCAATCGCTTGATGACCTCCACAAACGCAAACGCATCCTGCCCCACCACCAATGTCTCAATGCCCCACCGCTCCCGCGATTGCTGCCGCAACTCCGTGAACCCATCCCCCGGCTCCGCCTGCGTCAGCACCAGTAATTTAACTCCCCGTTGCGTCAGCAATGGCCCGCCAAACTCCCAATTCCCCAAATGCGGCGTCACCAGCAGCACACCTTTGCCTTTCTTCTGCGCATTCTCAAAATGCTCCCAGCCAGTCCATTCGCCGAACAATCCTTTAACGTCCGCCCCACTCTCATACCGCCACAAGTCCACCAGCTTCTGCCCGAAATTGCTGAACAGCTTCAACGCCTTCTCGCGCGCATTCACCGCATTCGCTCCCAGCAACGGCTTAAGATTCTGCTCCACGATCCCCAACCGCGTCTCATTCACCCTCGCATAAACTCGGCATAACACGCGCGCCACCAGACTCACCAAACCTTCCGGCAGATTCTTGCCCAGCCACAATCCCGCCTTCCACCAACCCACTCGATAAAGCTTCGATGGTGCCTTCGCCGGTTTCTCCTCCATCGGCCCCGCACAGATCTGCCACATTCGCGGCAGCAGCAGCAGCGACACCGCGATTGCACACACGATGCCCAGCGAGCACACCTGCCCCAAGCTCGCCAATCCCGCATTGCGCGAAAACGCCAGCGACCCAAACCCGATGATCGTCGTTGACGAACACAACAGCACCGCCTTGCCCGTACTATGCCACGTCTCTTTCCAATCACCACGCGCACGTCGCAACGCCAATTGCAAATGAATGCTGTAATCCTCCGCCGACCCCAGCAACAACGGCAACGCCATCAAGTTCAGCAGATTCCATTGCCACCCAAACAGCCGCATGAATGCCAGCATTAAGAATCCGCTTACGAGCAAAGTACTGATACTCAACAAAACCTCACTCCATCGGCGAAATGCCATCCAGAGCGATGTCACCAGCAGAATGGAACAAGGCAGCATCACCCAGATGAACCGCTCCTGCACATGCTTCAAAATCGAGATACCCAGCAACTCCCACCCCGCCACCCTCGCTCCCTCACCATCCAGCGCACGATTGATCTCCAGCATCACCTCATCCCCGCTCTTCGCCGGCGTGATGATGCCCATGGCATAATGCTCCTTCTCCCGCCGCACGACGACCTGCTCTAAAATCCACGTCGCCGTCGGACCACTCGGCAATCGCAACTCACTCCCCTGCGCACCCCAATAACGCAGCATCACCTCCGTCACCTTGAAAGCGTTCCCGGCAAAACCCGCCTTCTGAAATGCCTGTTGCACCCGCTCCGAATCCGCCGCCAATGCCTTCAACCGTTCCCGGTTCGCCGCGATCAGCGATGGTTGCGGCCAGAGCGTGATCGGAAGTAACGCATCCTTCACCAACCCCATCTCACGCAACTCATGCAACGTTTTGTTCGCCTGCTGCAATCTCTCTGCCACTTGCGCATCCGTCTCACCGCTTAAGACCAGCAGCACCGGTTCATTCGTGCGTCCCAGCTCGTGCTTGAGCTGATCCATCGCATCATACGCCCCGCTGTCACGAGGACGCAGCGGCTCTGAACTCGCCGTCAATCCCGGTTGCCCCTCCATCTGCAAAATCACCGCCGCTGCTACCAAAGCGATCAAACCCGAGATGAATCCAAACCGCAGGAACTGACTGTCACCCGGCGCAGTCTTAACCCCATGCCCTGCCTCAGGTGTTCCTTCTCCTTGAGCCCTTGGAATGACCTTCGGAAAATAATGCAGCACCAGCCACGCACCCGTAAGAATTCCCGCTGCCACCAGCGTTCCCAACTGCGCCAAGCCCGGCAACCCACCGAAGTTCAACGACGCAAACGCAGCCGCCGTAGAGATGCCCGACCACCAGATCCCCGGAGCGATCTCCGCTCGCAATTCATCCGGTGATTTCCCCGAAGCGATGCCCTCCTGATACAGCACCAGCGCAAAATCCACCACCATCCCGAAGAGGATCGCCGCAAACCCCAAGCTCACCACATTCATGCGTCCGAACAGCAATCCACCGATCGCCATCGTCAAAATCACATTCGCCGCCAGCAACAACACCAGCCACAACAACGGCTTCAACCGCCGATGCGCGATGAGAAACACCACCGCGATCAACGCCAGCGACCCCGGCATCGACTGTCGCATGTCCGTCTCCATGCTGTTCGCGATCTCCGACATGAACGCCGGCCCGCCCGTCAATCTCACCTCCACTTCCGTATATGCCGAATCCGATTGCACCCAATCACGAATGACCGATCTCACCTCTTCGAGCCACCGCGTCGCCTGATGATAATCCTTCAGCGGCGTCGCCGGATCGACATGCAACAATCGGAACGTCCCATCCGCCGAAGCAAACAACTGGTTCGAGCCCAGATCATCCGGTGAAAGATCACCTGATGAAACGTTCAACAAATCCAGCGGATCATAACTGCTCCGCGCCACGCTCTCAGGTGAGAACGAAGTCGCCAATCCTTCACGCACCTTGTCCAGATGCGCTGATAATTTATCCGGCTGAAAACGCTCCTCCAGTTTCTGCACCGCATTGGAATCCGAGTTCAGCCACAGATACGCCACCAGTTCGGCTGCCCC from Verrucomicrobiia bacterium harbors:
- a CDS encoding 3-hydroxyacyl-ACP dehydratase FabZ family protein; this translates as MSDDVLKRALASLPHGPEFRFVDRLLSLEPGQRGTGEYTMRGDEPYLKGHFPGMPLLPGVLLIEAIAQLGGTVAQSDPNIPPLAGLKLTAVRNAKILGTAAPGQTVFLSAEVVGRMGNLIQARGEALVEGQRVLGVEVTLAGESVK
- a CDS encoding MMPL family transporter — encoded protein: MSFRKWVLIAFAVLAVIGLSRLRMDVDVLNLLPSDLPVVQGLRTHQQHFANARELVITLKSPDAGVSEDAARSLAHTLRGNTNLIGRAIWQPPWQEDPLGAAELVAYLWLNSDSNAVQKLEERFQPDKLSAHLDKVREGLATSFSPESVARSSYDPLDLLNVSSGDLSPDDLGSNQLFASADGTFRLLHVDPATPLKDYHQATRWLEEVRSVIRDWVQSDSAYTEVEVRLTGGPAFMSEIANSMETDMRQSMPGSLALIAVVFLIAHRRLKPLLWLVLLLAANVILTMAIGGLLFGRMNVVSLGFAAILFGMVVDFALVLYQEGIASGKSPDELRAEIAPGIWWSGISTAAAFASLNFGGLPGLAQLGTLVAAGILTGAWLVLHYFPKVIPRAQGEGTPEAGHGVKTAPGDSQFLRFGFISGLIALVAAAVILQMEGQPGLTASSEPLRPRDSGAYDAMDQLKHELGRTNEPVLLVLSGETDAQVAERLQQANKTLHELREMGLVKDALLPITLWPQPSLIAANRERLKALAADSERVQQAFQKAGFAGNAFKVTEVMLRYWGAQGSELRLPSGPTATWILEQVVVRREKEHYAMGIITPAKSGDEVMLEINRALDGEGARVAGWELLGISILKHVQERFIWVMLPCSILLVTSLWMAFRRWSEVLLSISTLLVSGFLMLAFMRLFGWQWNLLNLMALPLLLGSAEDYSIHLQLALRRARGDWKETWHSTGKAVLLCSSTTIIGFGSLAFSRNAGLASLGQVCSLGIVCAIAVSLLLLPRMWQICAGPMEEKPAKAPSKLYRVGWWKAGLWLGKNLPEGLVSLVARVLCRVYARVNETRLGIVEQNLKPLLGANAVNAREKALKLFSNFGQKLVDLWRYESGADVKGLFGEWTGWEHFENAQKKGKGVLLVTPHLGNWEFGGPLLTQRGVKLLVLTQAEPGDGFTELRQQSRERWGIETLVVGQDAFAFVEVIKRLQEGASVALLIDRPPKGTEVEVEVCGQPFMASISVAELGRATGCAILPTAIVRDGDIYAAHILPEMAYSRAELNSREVRQKFTQQLLRAFEPLLKQYPEQWYHFVSIWPSRRG
- a CDS encoding outer membrane lipoprotein carrier protein LolA, which gives rise to MVSLRFHLAVAAWLIATVVNAAEPSGDLLDKWFAAQQKLQTWRADFVQTRTLKALSNPLSTPGKAMFQAPNEFRWELGQPAQTIAIRGTNEMVVLYPNLSRAERYPVNAEQAGRYKDLLVLLEAGFPRDRKSLETSFRILKQTTVEDRHEVVLQPRSANAKRLMPELKLAFRVNNLSLTSTEMVFSDGSTMKTEFKQAEQNPKLEAGLFSTAIPQGYQVNDPMKSR